GTGCGATGGCGACGCGGTCTGCTGTCCAGACCGTCCCGGCAGCCTTAGCGACGCGGAGGACGAATTCCGGTGTGAGGCTCTCACCCACCACACCGCGCGTCCCGCTGGAACCGAAGAGTTTCATTGAGTGTGTCTGGATTCCCCCACGACAAAGCCGTTCCGAACTGTTGCTTCACGACTTACAGAACGTTCTGTCCCCGATGTCACCGCATTCGTACAGAACGTTCTGTCCCCGATGTCACCGCATTCGGTGCGTTTAGGCACGTCGCACGCTCACGATGGCGTATGTTCCCGGAGTTCGAAGTTATCCCCGCTGTCGACATGCAAGGTGGCGAAGTCGTGCAACTCGTTCAGGGCGAACGCGGCACCGAAAAGACCTACGGCGAACCAGTCGAGGCCGCACGTCGGTGGGTCGACGCAGGTGCGAAGACGCTCCACCTCGTCGACCTCGACGGTGCCTTCGAGGGTGAACGAAAGAACGCACCGGCAGTCGACGCCATCCTCGACGCGGTGGACGTCCCCGTCCAACTCGGCGGTGGCATCCGCACCGCCGACGACGCTCGTGCGCTCTTCGAGCGAGGAGTCGACCGCGTGATTCTCGGAACCGCGGCCGTCGAAAACCCGGACATCGTCTCGGAACTCGCCGAGGACTACCCCGACGGCGTGATGGTCAGCCTCGACGCGAAAGATGGTGAAGTCCTCGTCTCCGGGTGGACCGAAGGGACCGGTCTCGACCCCGCCGAGGCCGCCGCTCGCTACGAGGAACTCGGTGCTGCAGCAATCTTGTTCACCGACGTAGACGTCGAGGGACAACTCGAAGGCGTCCACCTCGAAACGACGTCCCGCGTCGTCGACGCGGTCGACATTCCCGTCGTCGCCTCCGGCGGCGTCGCCTCTCTCGACGATATCGAAGCGCTCCGAGACGTCGACGCGGCGGCCACCGTCGTCGGCACTGCGCTCTACGAAGGCCGATTCACGCTCGAAGAAGCGATGGACGTCTAATCCGTCGGTTGCGACCGCATTACAGTTACAGGCGAATGTACTGCCCGACGAGTGCGGCAACGCTGTCGACGGCTCCGTAGACGCCGACGGCGACGAACAGCACGCCGATGAGTACAGTTTCCAATCGCGACGTGGCGAGGAAGGGGCCAGCGAGGACGAGCATACTGAGGGTCACCACGTCGCGTTTCGGGTTCAGCCCGTGTGTCGACGTCGCCTCGGGGACGGGTTCTGACGCAGTTTCACGCGCGCTTCGTGACCCACCGTCTGGTGCTTCCTCTGACGAACCTCCGTCCAACGAGTGTGACATCACGTCTCTCCTCCTCGTTAGCGGTTGTTCTGCGTGCCATCGCCGAGTACCGTCGCGCCTGCTGCCAGTGCGACGAGTACGAGGCCGAGCGCTACAACCATCTCTGATTGCGCAGTCAGCAGTAGTCCACCCA
The genomic region above belongs to Haloferax marinisediminis and contains:
- the hisA gene encoding 1-(5-phosphoribosyl)-5-[(5-phosphoribosylamino)methylideneamino]imidazole-4-carboxamide isomerase → MFPEFEVIPAVDMQGGEVVQLVQGERGTEKTYGEPVEAARRWVDAGAKTLHLVDLDGAFEGERKNAPAVDAILDAVDVPVQLGGGIRTADDARALFERGVDRVILGTAAVENPDIVSELAEDYPDGVMVSLDAKDGEVLVSGWTEGTGLDPAEAAARYEELGAAAILFTDVDVEGQLEGVHLETTSRVVDAVDIPVVASGGVASLDDIEALRDVDAAATVVGTALYEGRFTLEEAMDV